Genomic segment of Methanobrevibacter woesei:
AATTCTTTGAAAAAACATTTTACGGTTTCCAAATGCAGAACAATCCTTCAATGTCACTATTTGCAGCAGACAGCATCCAATGGGAGTTAGAATCCTCATTAGAATTTTTACTTAAAAATGATATAATAAATGCAACTCCTGGAGGATTTAGAACTACTGAATTTGGAAAATTAATAGCTAGATCAGATTATGCTGTGAAAACTGCTGTTAAAATTAGAGAATATCTTTCACATATAGATAGCTTCAATGATTCAGAACTTATCTATGCATTATCACAAACTCCAGATATGCCTTTAATTTCATTTAAAGGAAGAAAAAGTAAAGATCCTACACGTGAAAAATTATCTAAAGAAGGACTGTTTGCAGTTAATATTGGTAATGAAGAAGCAACCACAGTTTCTTTAATTGAATGGATTAATGAGAGAACAGAATATGAAATTGAAGTTGCATACCATGTTTATTCTGCATCAACAAGAAGATCAGCTTATGAGGCGTCTCGCTTAGTTAAATTTGTTAAAGAGACATTGGAAGTTCTTGAAGATTACAGATTCCTTAAAGACTGTGACTATTTATCAGCCAGATTATACTATGGTGTTAAAGAAGATATAATACCATTAGTAGTTGGTGTTAAACGCCTTGGAAGAAAAAGAGCTAGAGATCTAGTTAAAACCTTCGGTAATGATTTAACATCAGTTTCAGAAAAAGAACTTCAAAAAATAGATGGAATTGGACCAAAATTAGCAGCAAATATTAAAAAATTTGTAGAAAATTAAAAAAAAAGAGTAGAGATTTAAAAGTCTCTACTAATTAACAAATCAATACCTTCAGCAATTACAGAAATACCAATAAGAATAGCTACATAAACTGGACTTAATAATGCAAAAGCACCTAAAATTATCATCAAAATACCGAGAATTATTGATAATAAAGAAGCTGATTTTACACTAGAAGTTATTAATCTTATAATACCTGAAATTAATAACATAAATCCAACTAAATAGAAGTAGAATCCAACAAATATTTCAAATCCTAAAATACTGAACATTAAATTTAAAGCAAGAATTACAGACAGTATACCTATCAACAGATAGATAACAGAACTAGCTTTAGAGTATTTCCAAAAACTGCAACCTATCATTAAATAATATATTCCTAAAATAAGGAAAGAAATTCCTAAAAGTACTGAGAAAATAAAGTTACTTGCAAGAGGGAATGCTATTATTAAAATACCTAAAATAATAGATATAATACCCAAAATTGTCTTATTATCCATTTTTATCACCTATAAGAAAAAGAAAGAAGATTAACCTCCTCCTTCTGCAACATTTGAATCTAATTCGACATTTTCTAAATCTTCTTTGAATTTTTTAATATCTTCAATGTCTACATCTTTACTGTTTTCTTTATAGGAAGTTGTTTCTTTCATATCTTTTTCATCTAAGACTTCAACTAAATCAGAAACATACCACATACCAGTTTTATCAATTTTAACCCAGGTAGCATTATTTTCTTCTTTAATCTCTAAAACTTCACCAATAGTTCCAGTTTCAGTGTAGCGAACTTGATTTCCTACATTAATTTCTTTTTCCCTTGCATCTACTACCATAAGGAAAACCTCAATTAATTAATCATCCGCTTTTTTAGGTAATTCAATGTCCAATAAAACATAATCTCCAATTGCAGCAATATTCTCATAGGAAACTTCAACAGTCTCTTTAGAAAAGATTCCGCTTTTAAGAGAGATTACGATTTTATCAAAAGCTCCTTCTTCAGGGTCAAATTCCAAATCGTTGATTTCACCCACTTCAACAGCATTTTTATCTAAAACTGCTGCTCCTAAAAATTCTTTAATACGCATTATTTCACCTTATTTAAATTAATATCCCCTCTAAAGAATATTAACACCATAAACAGTAAATATTATAATGACTTTTATATATAAAATTAACTATTAAAAAATAAAATGGGTGAAATACATGGAAAAAGCTTGTCGAATACTGATTGAAGACATTAAAAGCGGAAAAATATCAACTAGAAGAGAGTTGGAAGTTGAAAAAAGACAGCTTTGTAGAGATTTAAAACTAACAAAATTTATGAGCAACTCCAATATTTTAGAATATGCTACACCTGAAGAAAAAGAGATTGTATCAGGCATTCTAAAGAAAAAGCCAACAAGAACACTTTCTGGAGTAGCTATAGTAGCTGTAATGTGTCATCCCCATAATTGTCCTCATGGAAGATGTTTTTACTGTCCAGCAAGTGATGTAGCTCCTCCAAGTTATACTGGTGAAGAACCTGCAGCTTTAAGAGGAAGAATGTTTGAGTTTCACCCATATGTTCAAACTTTTAACCGGTTAAAACAGCTAAAGAAAATTGGACACCCTATTGATAAAGTAGAATTAATTATAATGGGAGGAACCTTCCCTTCAAGAGATTTATGTTATCAAGAATGGTTTGTTTCACAATGCCTAAAAGCAATGGTTGATTTTGGATTAATTCTTGAAAAAGAAACTAATTCTGATTATGACATGGATCCAATTAAAATCAAAACCTATGAAGAAGGTATTTTAAA
This window contains:
- a CDS encoding DUF308 domain-containing protein, whose protein sequence is MDNKTILGIISIILGILIIAFPLASNFIFSVLLGISFLILGIYYLMIGCSFWKYSKASSVIYLLIGILSVILALNLMFSILGFEIFVGFYFYLVGFMLLISGIIRLITSSVKSASLLSIILGILMIILGAFALLSPVYVAILIGISVIAEGIDLLISRDF
- a CDS encoding DUF2098 domain-containing protein — its product is MVVDAREKEINVGNQVRYTETGTIGEVLEIKEENNATWVKIDKTGMWYVSDLVEVLDEKDMKETTSYKENSKDVDIEDIKKFKEDLENVELDSNVAEGGG
- a CDS encoding PRC-barrel domain-containing protein, whose translation is MRIKEFLGAAVLDKNAVEVGEINDLEFDPEEGAFDKIVISLKSGIFSKETVEVSYENIAAIGDYVLLDIELPKKADD